Within the Helicoverpa armigera isolate CAAS_96S chromosome 24, ASM3070526v1, whole genome shotgun sequence genome, the region GTTATTTACTATTTCAAGTATCCattttacacaaattatataTTCGTCAAATCATAACTCAGAACCCGTAACAGCGTTTTGGCACCAGCGGTATTTCGGAGCGACATCGGTCGGTTCGTACGTGGTTGTCACTGCAAGCCATTGAACAACGGCAGATTATGCCATTCAGTGCGTATACGCTCGGTTTTACTAAGCGCGACAGAAGTCCGCTAGTGTAAAAGCGCTGTAAGCATTGGTAGCAATAAACGCAGTAAAACTGAACCAGATTGTTATTTATCTATTATACTGCTTGttactagctgacccggcgaacttcgtaccgcctttTCCTTAATTGCTcccgtttagacctaccctgaactacgacaaacattttaaaaccaaaatcagctcaatcggcccagctgttctcgagttttaatcagactaacgaacaacaattaatttttatttatatagattatttatttattattatttactaaggTCAATTTCACATAACACATCACATGAGCatcacaaaacatttaaatatttaagtcgcACCTTTTCAACGCAAGCACCATCTTCAACCACACCATCACCGCGTTACCGTGCCATCACTGACCATCAGGTGAACTTGTGGTAAAATGTTTGATTATTGTATAAACAAGGGCGAGTGCATATCATTATCTTTGAAAAGAGcaaaaattattaaagtttagAAAACACTAGAAGAACacgctttataattttattatgttaacaaGCCTATTATATCCCAGTGCTTGGCAAAGGCCTCCCTATCTCGCTTGCACATTTCGCGATCCTTCGACCAAGTCAACCAGTCTACTTATATAAATGCacgttaaaattatttgaagacTACTAGCAAACTCCAAACACAGCTTATActatgttccatcatgaagttctaAACCAAATCTTCCGGCTCcaggaagatggttaaattaagttccttagattccattacattgTCGCATACAGACCGACCTATAAGtgttataatttgttaaatattaattaattatgtagttacagacatgtgttgttggggagtttgttgcgccacttcttcttcccagcaaaaacatataggaagtggtgaagggtgggcattttgggggctgtctattgtaaattcctgacgttcagaaagcgctgtcttgcagccaagtctgaataaacgatttaagatttttttgatttatcgcatcttaaaatattatttcgcttTTTTTACCCAcaacggaacggagcaggtatacaTATGCGTTTTTTCATATCATATAAATAGTAACACAATTGAgtgtctatttttttaatttgaaagttcCGCCCGCCATTAAACTTACTACCGCAGCGCCCTTTGGTTCGTATCGAATGCTTCCAGAGGACGCTCGCagtgaccaatagatggcgtcCGTCTATCGCCAAGGACGGACATGATACTCTCTCGCCGCCATTTGCTttgtgtcgaatacacaccgctccgTGTTAATATTTGCCTATAATGTTGAATTTCTGAGGATTCTCGTGCAATAAGTGGACCTGCTGCTGTGAGACATTGAGGACTTATAGGGCAGTGttgatttcacgagttttaatCAGTCCACGTGGTCCGGTGGATGAATCAcgatttagctcgccggccgtGAGCCCATACCGCGACCACGCACCTTGGAACGAGGTATGATCACACTTTCTCAATGGTTCTAAGTGgggtccctggattcacaaggtacgtgttgtagtgggtattggtgtctCACGAAATCCCATCAATAGGGataaaattaataggtatacAATTTGTGTTCACCGCCATATTCATTccaagcattttattttcaatttttaaaatccCCGCCTCCCGCATTTCTTCATTCTTTGTATTCTCCTtcttcatttttcatttataattaggCTATTACACGCCTCACCAAGCGTGTTAAAAcacgttttaattttaatctagtCTTCATAAGGTTTTTTCTTAGAGACTTAACTACCTACGTATGTTCACAGCTGGACTTAGATACAATGTGGCCGATGCATACGGCCTGCGCTAGAAGTGTTACGGGAGGACATTGCGTGTGGCGGAGCGGAGCCATCCTAGTGGTCAAGATTGATCGCCGCTGGAGACTGGTAACTTGACACAACCCAGCCATCGCCTTTTTGGTCGTTCCTTTCACTACATGCGTCCATATTCATAATCAATttatgttatattaatttaataatttttgttatttttcttctttttttctatttttgtatttaattaatgttaaatacaaaattggggttattaatttgaatttagttATCCGTTTACTATCACAAAGCAGCTCGTAGTCTGGTAGTTGGCAGTTACACCTTCGTGCCTAAAAGCACGTAAAGCCGCCGTCTCCGAAAGCTACTTAGTAGCAGTCCTTACAATTCCACggcagaggccgtcaggcggatttgacaAAACTCTGACATCAAGacttgctaggtgattaaacctacagctcactcgataagatgAAGAGTGACCCATTCTAATAGTAGCTTCTTATGATGAACGGGCAAGAACCGTGGAGTTTCTTCTGttatgaaatttaattttaacaacggttttttactatattaattGGTGGGCGCCGGCcatcatttgaaaatctttggtaATCAttaggggtagtcagaagacaggtactttgacaaccagtcttgccaaggggtaaCAGtcttggtggcctagtgggtaaaagtgGGTAAAGCACCGATCTCCCacgtatgagtgtgtgggttgaggaggttagataggcagtcgtatGTGTGGTTCACCGATAATCGtgaatcaaaaaatatatattcttagaggtcagatcagaagtggtacttgaaaatgaataacacaggTCTATagacatttaacctggtaaggtttatttcttacaaaggatttagcagaagccaactttgaatagcaaatacaatatcgataattaattatatgatcacgatgtgacatcttcaaagtccgtcatccttctatccgtcataacttcttcttctataccagcccggtcaggccaggttggtagcaaggaggattcatatctaacaataTTATAGCCTGGCCAGGTCGTTAGTGACACTCCCATGGTCCAGCGGGGAGCGGCACGGTGACAGCTGCAAGACTATCCCGCGCGCGCCTGTAGTCACGCTGCCTACAGCCCGCTGCCCGCGTGGACCATGGGAGTGCCAGTAACGAGCTGGCCAGCCCGTAATCATTGTTTTTGTTGTCTTTCAGTTGGGTTTCGGTATTTACGGACCGGGATGCCAAGCACCGGCCAGGTTCTTGGATTACAGTATGTATCACGACTGGGTGCGACGAAGTGTAGACTTGATTGGCAGGCCAGCCGTTACTAAGGTCGCCCCAAACCACCTCGTATTAAGAAGAAGTGAGTTCTTGAGTATCACTAGCTTATGTTGTCGAAACTATTTTTGGATAGCCTGTATTTCATTCTGATATATGAGCTATAtttattactgccaagtttcatctaaatgttaaaacatacaaacaccCAAACGGGTAGAACTTCGGCCAAAGAAAACTTAGGCCTGAGTTACATATAGATTCTGTTATGGCACCATGGAGAACAACGATCTCCATGGATGGCACTTACACAATAACTGGTGCAGTGTTGCCATACCGAACAAATGTGGCGGTGAGAGCGATATCGCTATCTGATCGGATGTGAAAACGCTCTGACACGTGGTGTGATTCTCAATATTCGGAAGTAAGTTGGTAGTTTGTAACGCTATCAGGTAAAACATCATTTTATAACGCTCCCATTATTTCGGTTATGAAAAGCAATTTCTTTGGTTGAAACtggttaaagaaataaatttataaaaaagtatgtactaaaaaaagtaataatttgattttcagCCACATCTAACTTACAGCGTTTCGGCGAGTGCGATAGGGAagaaatgaaatatgaaattttcACTGACAACATTGACTTGAAGAATAACGGCAAACTAGTATACAACGTAAGTCTCTATTGACATCCTGATCATAAGCCTATAGGCACTAAAACTAACAAGTGTTGATCGATGGGTtcgtccgtggatgggtgaccatcttgttatGACGACTTCTCCgtttttcggaaggcacgttaaattgtcgTGTCCCGGCTGTCTTTTGAACATCTTTCTTTGGCTGTCGCTAAGCGTATCGAGTATGGTCGCCCGGATAACTGGTTGGAGTAGGTTAGAGGTACATGGAGCGGTTGCTCCATGTAGAAAACCGGCACTCAGCTGCAGTGTGAGAcggcaagccgaccccaatatgattgggataaggctaggcagatgatgatcaaATAAAGAACTCTTTATAACATCACAACTTTATTACTCATAACTTCACAACAATAGTCTGTAGGTGTACCTGTCTATAGCTGATTCAGATTGAtatgttttccttttttttcagCTAACCATACTGTCAGGCTTTGAATACTCGTGTATAATCTTCAAAGCTTCAAGCGGTGACGACCCGGCAGGTGCTGTACCTATTGTGAAACTTCGGAGGTGGTGCACCGGATCAGCTGGACTCTGCATGGGTGGCTTCCAATACCTGGAGATCGACTTCTTCGTGGAAATAAAATTCTTCACAAGTGTAGACTTGCGCGTTGGTATATACGGAAAACGAACTCAAACCATAGATCCGATTCAAGCGTATATATTTCTTAATGAAGCTGCGCCTTATCCCGAAATTGAACCGTATATTGTAATCAGACACAAGTATCTGGGTATGATCAATGATACACGATATAGCCTGTACGGTAAGAAGAAAATGATATTCCGACGTAAAAAGTACCGTGGCCCGGTACTGAATAAGACAACAACGACAACGATGACGACGGCGACGATGACGACgatgacgacgacgacgacgacgacgacgacgacgacgagaCCCGACGCCATACGACGAAACCGACGCCCAAGACGAAACCGCCGACGCCCAAGACGAAACCGCCGCCGCCAAATTTTGACGACGAAAATGTAGTCTTATAATTGCAAATTCTACCTCTTTCGTTGAACCTATTTTAACCTTTTCTATGTAAGCATTGCCATAATTAAGTCGCATGAGTAAGAGACGAATTAAATTTTATCCTTACTCAGTCATTATGTATGGCTGAACCTGAACTTATCCTGATATTTTTAagtgagatttaaaaaaaattaaagacgaATTGAAAAGAACAGAAGATTTctaaaatgtaatgaaaaataaaaaagagaaatagtttaaaaactaaaaaacaagtGTAAGACTCTCCAGGTTGTAGTGGTGGAAAGTGTCTCGTAGAAGGATACTCGTTGTAGAAAAACCAGTTTACTAATTCAGTTTACAATTAGCATTTATTCTCTAGTTTCACAAATCCGTATTATTGTCTAACTCAAACACAAAATTACCACCATTAATATCGCTAACTAAAATTGCCAACCCCGACCAGCTAAGTCCCGTCTTTTATTccccttcttttgtttttcttttttttttaaagaaacccgCATTCCGTCTGACGTCAGTTGTCAGTTGCCAGTTCGCAAAACTTTTTACAATCGAAAGAGTTTTTAAAAACGATTAAATTGTAAAACCTTACACAAGCTATTTGTAACTTTTCTTAGCTAGTGTGtgtgtcatcagaactcagagcgtgtgcatttcatcctaatcgaccGAGGAAGGccggaagtgggtcaaattaagattccaagattttcttacatacacatgtagttacaagtgaagcagTGAAGCTAATATTTAAAGCGTGTTAATATCAAGTGTAAGTTTAcggcattcctctcctcggttAACCGTACTGATACATtaactagaaaaatattgtCTTCTTCTGCACTGGTTGATGTTGAAGTACCATGTTTGACCGATGCGCTGGATGCCTGGAAAATGGCTACTCCCAATACGGATATGCCCAGCAATCGCTGCACTCAGAGACAATGGGACGGGTCGCTCTGTAGCACTAAGGAATTACCTTAAATACGTGCATTAGTGCTGCTGAGCGAGCCCGTTTGGTGGCTGCgggagagtgggagtca harbors:
- the LOC135118589 gene encoding uncharacterized protein LOC135118589, with protein sequence MLSLTAIGVLLFNIQSCLNLLLSSASCGIDNSPIAHVYDGITRIETYPWLGILYYPHGFERYTVAVVLVTRQIALGAASEIDELPKDDFRARARVVIGRNCSGESIGVRDYSFHPDYRRGSFSTLAMIQLETDHLRMPLRPICPPPTHFEDQTFFAMILSEDCAQSTVRIHKMKYVSPEDCKIFYRRSGLDLDTMWPMHTACARSVTGGHCVWRSGAILVVKIDRRWRLLGFGIYGPGCQAPARFLDYSMYHDWVRRSVDLIGRPAVTKVAPNHLVLRRTTSNLQRFGECDREEMKYEIFTDNIDLKNNGKLVYNLTILSGFEYSCIIFKASSGDDPAGAVPIVKLRRWCTGSAGLCMGGFQYLEIDFFVEIKFFTSVDLRVDNNDNDDDGDDDDDDDDDDDDDDDDETRRHTTKPTPKTKPPTPKTKPPPPNFDDENVVL